In Gymnogyps californianus isolate 813 chromosome 1, ASM1813914v2, whole genome shotgun sequence, the following are encoded in one genomic region:
- the NOP2 gene encoding probable 28S rRNA (cytosine(4447)-C(5))-methyltransferase, producing MGRKLDPTRKEKRGPGRKARKQRGAEVELARFLPPEPETGRKKLSSHGRKRAAKRRLGAGSAPTGRRPLGGGGGGREPAVKEQVSPQKEKQAIKAAGQTPRGQSGFSDANSKWLAPAKATKILAKGNNMELSSDGEVEEGSWEMEEEEDGSSEEMVDDYGASSEEEELLPIEKAALKQKSDRGGLSEDDSEEEEEEVAAAVEEASRQKMGQKEEESPDLQLNLDIDEQFKLPTNEQIEREAAEPPDLHIIHQRIKGNMEVLQDFVVKREEGRTRQEYLALLRRDMAAYYSYSDFLLMKLMDIFPLPELINFLEANEVPRPVTIRTNTLKTRRRDLAQALINRGVNLDPLGKWSKTGLVIYDSSVPIGATPEYLAGHYMLQGASSLLPVMALAPQENERILDMCCAPGGKTSYIAQLMKNTGMILANDSNAERLRSVVGNLHRLGVTNAVVSNCDGRQFPKVLGGFDRVLLDAPCSGTGVISKDPAVKTNKDEKDILRCAHLQKELILSAIDSVNAASETGGYIVYCTCSITVEENEWVVDYALKKRNVRLVATGLDFGKEGFTRFKDRRFHPSLKSTRRFYPHTHNMDGFFIAKFKKFSNAIPQAQKDEEPAVEAAAPSAVPATVMEPQPKKKKLEGSKVDKEQKPPQPALKKRHSLQAQRRPLKAGRPSHKMMRPQVPARKKHRAKPNGQ from the exons ATGGGGCGGAAGCTGGACCCCACCAGGAAGGAGAAGCGCGGCCCCGGGCGCAAGGCCCGTAAGCAGCGGGGGGCCGAGGTGGAGCTGGCCCGCTTCCTGCCGCCAG AGCCGGAGACCGGCAGGAAGAAGCTCTCCAGTCACGGGAGGAAGAG GGCTGCTAAGAGGCGACTGGGAGCGGGCAGTGCCCCGACGGGGAGGAGGCCGctcggaggaggaggaggagggcgggAGCCGGCAG TTAAAGAGCAGGTATCCCCACAGAAGGAGAAACAAGCCATAAAGGCAGCAGGACAAACCCCTCGTGGCCAGTCTGGCTTCAGTGATGCCAATTCAAAATGGCTGGCTCCGGCCAAAGCCACGAAAATCCTGGCTAAAGGAAACAACATGGAGTTATCCAGCGATGGTGAGGTGGAAGAGGGCAGCTGGgagatggaagaggaggaagatgggaGCAGCGAGGAGATGGTGGATGATTATGGTGCCTcatcagaggaagaagag TTGCTGCCTATTGAAAAAGCTGCCCTGAAGCAGAAGTCTGACAG GGGAGGCCTCAGTGAAGATGAcagtgaagaggaggaggaggaggtggcagcgGCAGTAGAGGAGGCAAGCAGGCAGAAAATGggacagaaggaggaagagagccCGGATCTGCAGCTCAACCTGGATATAGATGAACAATTTAAACTGCCAACTAATGAACAGATTGAGAGAGAGG CTGCTGAGCCGCCTGACCTGCACATCATTCACCAGCGCATCAAGGGCAATATGGAGGTGCTGCAGGACTTTGTGGTGAAGCGGGAGGAAGGACGCACGCGACAGGAGTACCTCGCGTTGTTGCGCCGGGACATGGCTGCCTACTATTCCTACAGCGACTTCTTGCTCATGAAGCTCATGGACATCTTCCCACTCCCTGAG CTGATAAACTTCCTGGAAGCCAATGAGGTTCCCCGCCCTGTGACCATTCGCACCAACACACTCAAGACGCGGCGACGGGACCTGGCCCAG GCTCTAATCAACCGTGGCGTGAACCTCGACCCCTTGGGGAAGTGGTCGAAAACAGGACTTGTTATTTATGACTCCTCTGTGCCCATTG GTGCCACCCCTGAGTATCTGGCTGGGCACTACATGCTGCAGGGAGCCTCCAGTCTCCTCCCTGTCATGGCTCTGGCTCCACAGGAGAACGAACGCATCCTGGATATGTGCTGTGCCCCAGGAGGCAAGACCAGCTACATAG CTCAGCTTATGAAGAACACAGGTATGATCTTGGCTAATGACAGCAATGCCGAGCGGCTGCGTAGTGTGGTAGGGAACTTGCATCGGCTGGGAGTCACCAATGCTGTAGTGAGTAACTGCGATGGACGCCAGTTCCCCAAG GTGCTTGGAGGGTTCGACCGTGTCTTGCTTGATGCTCCTTGTAGTGGAACGGGCGTCATTTCCAAGGATCCTGCTGTCAAAACCAACAAG GATGAGAAAGACATCCTGCGTTGTGCTCACCTGCAGAAGGAGTTGATTCTTAGCGCTATAGATTCAGTCAATGCTGCCTCAGAGACAGGGGGCTACATTGTCTACTGCACTTGCTCCATCACG GTGGAGGAGAATGAGTGGGTTGTGGATTATGCCCTGAAGAAACGCAATGTTCGTTTGGTGGCCACAGGCCTGGACTTTGGCAAGGAAGGCTTCACCAG GTTCAAGGACCGTCGCTTCCATCCCTCCCTCAAGTCTACACGACGTTTCTATCCCCACACGCACAATATGGATGGGTTCTTCATTGCCAAGTTCAAGAAATTCTCTAATGCCATCCCGCAGGCACAAAAAG ATGAAGAACCTGCTGTGGAAGCAGCAGCTCCGTCCGCTGTCCCTGCTACCGTCATGGAGCCTcagccaaaaaagaagaaacttgagGGATCAAAAGTTGACAAAGAGCAGAAGCCACCACAGCCTGCTTTGAAGAAGAGACATTCATTGCAGGCACAGAGGAGACCCTTGAAGGCTGGCCGGCCTTCTCACAAAATGATGCGTCCTCAAGTCCCTGCCAGGAAGAAGCATAGAGCGAAACCAAATGGACAGTGA